A window of Ictalurus punctatus breed USDA103 chromosome 21, Coco_2.0, whole genome shotgun sequence genomic DNA:
ATTTGTTTGTATTGtgaacactttattttattttattttattattattttttttaagaagaagtcttgcaaaaacaaaaaagagagaagagagagaaacatttcATGTTGTGCGCAATAATTCTCCACAAGCATGATGATACTGAGCAGAAAACCAGATGGCCCGGTCACAGCAGGTAATTGGACATTTATTCCTCATGTATTACGAAGCGAAATGTAATCCCTTGTCGTGTTAGTTTAATCTTGGACCAGTTTCAACCTTGCAGCCAAACCGAAACGACTTCTCTATGGCTGTTAGACTGAGCAAAAAGTCTTTGGAGtgtatttcctctctctctctcggtcacgTGACTCCTCCGTTCCCATCATcataacaataaacaatatcTAATGAGCTAATGTTTTGCTCTAATGGTGCATGTCAGCGCATCTAGAGTGTTATCACCACTGTTATATTACACCCTGCTTTCTTTTAGGGCCACCAGGAAGCTAAATGAGATACTTATTAACAAGCTCCGATCCAGCttgtgttttttaataatatcCTTCATACTTGCACaggtttatttctctctctgtttaaattttttttctttttatcttaGAGTAATCCACTGAGAGATTGTCATAATAAAGCGCTGTGCATGATGTTTAGCAAATGGAAAGATTGTGTGCtgacttttgtttttaaagtccACATGAAATCAACGTTGTTGGTTTAGAGTTTTTTCACCAGTCGCCTGTGCTGTagatagaatatatatatatatatatatatatatatatatatatatatatatatatatatataatttcacagCCAGTCAAATACTCATTCGAACATATCTGCCCCATCTGTCCCTGCGAGTAAACTGTGGGTACGACTGCAGTAGTTTGTGCGTTGTTTGTGTGGACGTGTTGATCCAGTTTCCTGCATGTTATTCCCCTTTTAAAACAAGTTCTCGTGTGTATGTCTGCGCTCATCCCCCACCCACGCTGAAATTGTGCTGTTGTCTCAAACATATCACAGCTCCCATGAACTATATACAGACAGATGCCATGAAAACTGTTcacttatatatttaaaaagggggggggggtgtttcagggggaattgtttcatttcagtttATCTAACAACATCTCAGACATGTACAACTGGCTGCACTAACTGTGATGTTCCAAGCGGTGTCACGGGCAGTTTTAATATACAGCTACCAATCCAAGGAGCGGCGGTTTGCAGGCTGGGATACTGAACATGATACAAATTTTGTTTAGACTTGAGGCCTCTTCTTTTGCCGGTTTGCTAAACAACGTTTGTTTCGAAGCGTCAGGAAGTGTGATGTATCTCGGACACTATTGCATGCCATGGAAGTCAGTCAAACCCTTTGACATGCTCACACCCTGAATACACTTTAATTTCATCCTTATACCTTTCTAGGACAGAGATGTCATAGGTGAGTCCTGGAGGGTCAGAGCACATATGACCATACAGATCATCAACAGCCGTTGCCCAAGCACTTCATGGACTTGAATGAAGAAGGAAAACAAATCCTTGTCGCCTTCCAAGACTTAAGTTTGTCACACCTGGTCTAGGAGCATATGCAGTTCATGTTATCCACTCTGCTTCCTAAACAGGCCGGTTTAGGCCTTTAATGGGATTTACGTAGCGTAATGGGACCAGGTTTTCGAGTCTGCTGAACTCCCAATGAGTCCTACTAGGTTGTCGAATGCAACATTCTGTTCCCAAGAGACGGATGTTGACTAGGTTGTGAGGGAAGCCTGTTTTCAGAGCACCTGCAACTTGGTTACATTGCTCCCAAGGGGTTTTTTTCTACTTGCCACTATTGTGCCCTACATCAGTTACACTGCAATTGATTTGTTTGATGTAGCAGCAAAGCACATGTTTGTACTGAATTGTTTGTGTTGTAACCTAATgtcattgtgtgtttgtgtgtatgctcCAAAGCTCGACATGGAGACGGTCTGTATGACTCTTACATGCGCACGGACCACATCGTGAATGAAGAAGCAGACTTAAACGGACAGAGCCCCGGTACCCTGCCCccattgcacaaacacacagtaagtGCGCACTTCCTCTTTTGCAGTGATTAGACACAGTACCACGCACGTCCTTTTGGTCATCCACCTAGCAGGGGCGTGGCTGTTCAGTTTCCTCTTTTGTCCACTCGAGCAGGAAGCTGTGACAGATTCTGAGGTAAGGATGTAAGAAATTGACGTCTGTAAGTAAGTAAGCACATTTACTTAAGAACAAGGATGTACAGTTTCAGTTGGGCAAGTAAGCTAGGCTGAGTtaagtaagtaaggaataaaagacttcaggatgtgatgttatagaaaaataatccatgcTGCAGTGGTTTGATGCTATTATCACaccaaagtggattattttcctattacagcatatCCTGAAGtgtattcttcttataccacagtgatatGTCAACGATtgcacatttatattttattaattattgtcgaaataattttttcattattaattgtgctttttatccgtttatagttacatttattgttgtggaacgtccacgagACAAGAGTTCCTGTTGTAACTTATGTTGTAGCGATTatatataaacagtcattccttcaccagcctcaattttttcctctctcttgaagttgaACTTGTCATGTCTTGAAgtctttcctgtggtggaaaatgtactgactgttacaaagtgctgatgCAGAAGAGACTTTCCTTAGATGTTTCGTTAGACTTTTCGTAAAGCATATTTTACCACATCACCAATcatgtatgtttttctttgtcgatttaaaaaaaactaacatttaaaaaaatataatttttttttataaggcttagattatgtggcgcatctgccatacaaatccctgcgaacgagctgttgctatagaaacattaacattaaaacaagtgcatgtatataaatcatttaatcatttctAACAGCACTACTGTagaagctgctgttatagaaaatgaatcaccatgttctgaccaatcagattcaagaagtGTTTAAGCCACTTTTGTTAGACCTCCACGGTTACATGATAATATATATCTTGATAGTGAGAGTAAGAGTCCAGTAATCTATGCACTTATATAATAACcgattaattaataattaactaTTTAAGTATAATAAGCCCATTGCTgtgtaaaactgtacattttagcTGGCCCAATGCCTTGACAGTTGGCAAACCCACAGCGAATGAGTTGATCAGTAAATGCTGTCCCTCAGATGCTCAATAAACAATTGTGAATTGGACCATGTGCTCTGTGTAAGCTTTTCTGGCACGTGGGATTAGAACATGTGCTGTTGTCATACTAACATCAGTGCCAGTATCTCAGTGCTCACCACTTCAGGGGTTTTttcagtttatgtttagttATGAGTTTTCCTGGTcaaaccaaaataataataataataataatagctagctagctgtgaTCACTGTCTCAGAGTGGACACCTGATTTATTTGTCTGGTCTCTGTGATATCCATCTGTCAGCTCTCAATGCATACAAAGCTATTTTAGTCCCTCTTTTCCTCAGGACTGATTCCAACCCCCTCTCAGCAGCCATGTTTGGCATTCActtggaagattttttttccctggttTATGTACACGACAGTTTCCCCTCTTGTGTGCAAGTCTTTTGTGTGGCTTTCTTGAATGCTTTTCTCTATGTAATGGTGCATTTAAGTTTTATTTTACCTTGAATAGAAATTGGACCTGAAAGTTGCAAGGTGCATTAAACATTCTGAATGCCGCATTATTACCATATGCAGCTGCAGTGTATTAAGTATTTTTTCTAATGGCATGCATTGAAATCCCAAATCTATTTAACTATTTAATTACCTGGGCTACATTTTGCTGCACGAGTCTTCACTCAAGTAGTAAAACTTTGTGGGGAAGACATGTTATTGGGAGGGCTTCTTTCAGTATCTTTCAGGATTCTTtttctgtccagtttcagttGATTCAAGaacttttgttcttttaaatCATCTTTACTTTCCTCAgcttgctttttgttttgtataaCACTCTTCTTGTTTTTCTGAAGGCTGTGAACAAGCCAACGGTGAAGGATCACCTTGGAGTCCGAGGAggtcagatgaagatgaagtaCCTGTATGAGGATTCGTACAACCGCAAGCCCAATGGCATAAGCCAGCACAACGGTACCAGCCAAACTCCTGCCAAGCCCCAGTCTGTTCTCTCCAAAGAGCGGAGTGTGGATAGCAACAGTTCAGCCAAGTCCTCTGAAAGCTCAGCGAAGCCAACCAAGCTGGGGGGTCCCCTTGTCCCAGACCAGGCAGTGAAGCAGTACAGGCAACAGCTGAGTGCACTAGAACAGCAGGAGATCCTCGGTTATCCTGAGATCTACTTTGTGGGACCAAATGCCAAGAAGAGACAAGCAGTTGCAGGAGGCTCTAACAACTCTGGATATGATGATGACCAGGGAGGTTATATCCATGTGCCACACGACCATGTTGCCTATCGTTACGAGTTCCTAAAAGTGATCGGTAAAGGCAGTTTCGGTCAAGTGGCGAAGGTCTATGACCATAAGTTACACCAGCATCTCGCTCTAAAGATGGTGCGCAACGAGAAACGGTTCCACCGGCAAGCAGCAGAGGAGATTCGAATCCTGGAACACCTGAAAAAGCAGGACAAGACTGGCAGCATGAACGTAGTCCACATGCAAGAGAACTTTACCTTCCGTAATCATATCTGCATGACCTTCGAGCTGCTTAGCATGAATCTCTATGAACTCATCAAGCGCAATAAATTCCAGGGTTTCAGTCTGCCTTTGGTACGCAAGTTTGCTCACTCCATCTTGCAGTGTCTGGAATCTTTGCACCGCCATAAGATCATCCACTGCGATCTAAAACCAGAGAACATTCTTCTCAAGCAGCAGGGTCGGAGTGGTATCAAGGTCATTGACTTTGGCTCTAGCTGCTTTGACCACCAGCGTGTCTATACCTATATTCAGTCCAGATTTTACAGAGCACCTGAGGTCATCCTAGGCTCACGCTATGGCATGCCCATAGACATGTGGAGCTTTGGCTGCATTCTTGCCGAGCTCCTGACAGGGTACCCTCTCTTTCCTGGTGAAGATGAGGGTGACCAATTGGCCTGCATGATGGAGCTATTGGGCATGCCCCCTCAGAAGCTTTTGGAGCAGGCCAAACGTGCCAAGAACTTCATTAACTCCAAAGGCCACCCACGTTACTGCACGGTCACCACACTCAGCAACGGCACCTTGGTGCTTAACGGGAGTCGTTCACGGCGAGGCAAGATGCGGGGTCCCCCAGGTAGCAAGGAGTGGGTGACGGCACTCAAGGGCTGTGATGACCCCACCTTCATTGACTTTCTGAAGAAGTGTCTGGACTGGGATCCCACCACTCGCATGACGCCAGTTATGGCTTTGCGACACCCCTGGCTCTACAGGAGGCTACCCAAGCCTGTGCCTGGCGGAGAGAAGACCTTGGTACCCAAGCGGATTAGCGAGCATAGCACTTCCTTCCCCAGCATCGTCCCTAAGGTTCCCCCTGTAATGGGCCCAACCAACAACAAACTGAGGACCAAAATGATTGGGGACACTGATGGGAATATACCATTGCGTACAGTGCTACCAAAGCTTGTTTCATAGAGCTGATCACCTGTTTAGGGATAAAGACaacattgtagcaaagtttTTAGTGGtggatttaatttgtttttgtttgctttttaaaataatgagtgGCAATACTCAGTGTTTTGActtcagtttttaaaaacaatgaagcacaaaaaagatacatttttatatgGCATTTGAAAatagtgtttattttcttcaaaCGGCCTTTGAAAGGGCACTTGGAAATGTACTAATTTAGTTATGATTTTACACTTTTGTTAGGAATTGAATGCTTCTCAAGTGCACAAGTGGGTGAAAATATTATTCTGTACCCCTAAGGGTTTTTACACTATCTCTGCTAAGACAAACTGTTTTTTCTAAGGGCTGCCTTTTAAATCTATGCTGTTAAGGGCTTAGAAACATGCTGGGTGTTTTGAATGATCTccaaatctaatctaatttaaGACTTGTGAGATGTATCTACAGCAGAGAGCCTCACTGGCTTGCCAGAGGCCCCAGCAGTTCTCTGATTTAGCAAACAAATGATAtatgtcattattttaattGATCAATTATTGCAATAACACTAGAAGGTCGTAATTTTGCTACGTCACATAGAAGTTCTGTCTCATGTGCTCCAATAGGTCAAAACATGGTGCATTGCCAGAATGAACCAGGCTCTAGTCTGTCTGTAGCAGGGAGACTTtaatttccttcttttcttaTCTTCCAAGAAGCGGTTGCAAAAGATTGCCCTACAGTGAGATAATAAGGAACTTAGTTTGTGTCAGGAGCAGCATAGTGCACcagggtttggtttttgaaagCTGTCAGTCAGGTTGTACTTGAAAGAAATAAGCAAGATGACAAGCAGGGCCTGTACGTATGCATTCAGGAAGTTTGCGCTTTTCGAGCAGCGGTTGTGACTTAAATAGGGATCGATGTTTCTGGCCATGTTATCATTTTAACCATTTCTTGCTGGATTTAGATTAAGGACAAACTAATCAGGGAGCTCTGTGTCATAGAGCCATAAGCTTTCCCTTCTTTTTAAATCTCAGAAGCTGGTTATTCCTCACTGATTCAGCTTGGAAGCCTGCTGTTGTGTCTTCTGACACTGCTCTACACTGTGACctgtttttcttctgtttttgttctaCTCTCTTCCATGACAACACTTAAATCGTCCTCTTCATACACTCATGCTTTTGACTGCACCACAGAGCACGTAGACATGCAAatgttttttacttttaagGAAGGGCTTTTGATAACCGTGAACACCTGATTTTACAGAAGCACAGCTGTTCGTTGACACTGCCATGACTTATCACACTTGCTGGCTGTGAACTGACACTGAATGCTTAAACACTCGTTGTAATGAGGCAaacacaattaattttttttttaggaactgAATGGTGCTGACCTTATGGGGCCCCTCACTTGCATGCCGTGCCTGTAACATGCATCTGTGTCCTTAGGACCAATGAGTGTAACCATAGGtgttgtaaaaaaacaaacaaaaaaaactcactgCCATAGAGTTCTGTATTTGTGATTTGTAGAGTCAAATCACCTATTTGTCAGGTTTTCACCTCATCTAGGTATGCATGATTACACACAGGAAATGTAAGCTGCTACAAGCACATGgtatgttcattcattttctagattcttttatttaaattggCGGTCAGCTGAATTAAGACAGGATGCAAACCAAGCAGGTGAACAGCTTAATGGCCCTGTAATGGTTCTCTCACAGCACCCTAAAAAGTTCTTCATTCGTACCACTTCTATTTCTACACCATATGGTTTCCTTTTTAGAAAAATGTAACCAATGACAACATGCAACCCATTATTCGAAGagaattattttgttaattcaCCAATCGATTTCTTTCAATAACAAATGCTTCTGGATAAAATCTGTTAAAGTGTATGGGGAAATTATGGAGGCATAACATGCAGCCTATGTTAATCTACCTCTTAATTACTCATCACAGGCTCTGGCAAGATCTAGAACGATCACTGTAAAGTCAAGATGTAGCATCTTTCACTTCAGTGCTTCTGACTGTTAGCTTCAATGTCTATATTTCCCTAATTTCCTTCTCGTTTTTGGCGCATGGTCCTGTCTGTTGAGAAAACTCCAGTCCTTTACCTTTAGTGGAGCGCTTGATTAAATCACCTTGGCTCTACACATTGCCTCCTTACCAAATTCTGTACCTTCTATGATGTTTctgttccttcttttttttctttttttaaacttctctcgtgtgtactttttttttttactcttgaCGTCATTGCCGGTTTGCAAGTTGAAAGTTTCCAAAAGAGAACAAAATGACAATGGTGTCATTTCCCTACTGTGGTGTCTTTGTACCCATTTGCAGCATGAATATGAAAATAAGTGTAAAAGGACTGAATGATGAGAATTGTGTCCATAAAATAACCAAATGAACttgtattagttttttttttttaaaaagatgaataaaataaatattaactgCAATCCCTTTCTCCCTGCCATTTTCCTTGATTGTCTTTTCTTCCTGATCTCAGTCTGTCATAAATGGAGTGTATGACTGCGAACACTCATTTGTTGGCATACACACAGAACAGTGAATGCATGTGCTAGAGATTAGCTCTATGTTTATTTTACTCAAACTTCACAGACAAATTTGAAACTCTGAAACCTGTGACAGTGAAACTGATTGGGTGGATATTCAACCTGAAACCTTTCAGGAATTTCTTCACGCATAACTGTCATAGCTTTGTGTACTGCGCTTTATTTGGAATAGTTTTTGGGTCATGTAAAAGGAATTATGTGAACGTTAGTTTAGCTGTTCTATCACATAATGCAGTACCtctttaaatgactttttataAGCCACGCCTACACcatgtacactgtgtgtgtgtgcgtgtgtgcgcgtgcacgcATGTGATGTCATATTAGAAAGGAAAGAAGGCACTCTGTGACCCTCCGTTCATAATCTATTAAATGTGATTTTGTTGTACTGTTTTCAATGGCTCTATTTTTAGGCACCAGCTTCAGCCTACAGCCAGGATGTGATGGTTATAAAGACTGAAAAATTTTTATTCGCGCTTAAAAGGTGAAATAAATTGTCACACAACCTTAGACTGACAGATAAAAGGGGAACCAGTTAGTCAAGGTATCCTGCTGAATGAGGTGGAGCCCAGCAAATCCACCCTGCCTCATATATTACTGCTTGGTTGAATTTCAGTCTGCTGAGGcccctgggtgtgtgtgtgtatatatatatatatactatacacatatactatacacatacacagtcatgtgaacAAATAGGTGCCTCCATAGAAATCTTTGCAATTTTGATATTTTTGAACagacatttgatcatctttgaaacaatACCTActaataaagttgatgtactCGAACAAAACCagaaggaaaattagcttttttgaatgatttattcaacagaaatatcaacagatgtgatattcttctgtgggaaaaagtaagtacacctttGGCCTCAGAATCTAGTATTGTTTCTTTCCTTAGCCGACCTGTTCGATggctggttgttagtacaccagtggttttcatGATATTCtaaatgcttgtgcaatggctctgattaatgttctctcttttctcagcttcaaaatggatTGCTTTTCACTCGctgacagctctctgatcatcatgttggtttatcgtttttaacaacaaatgcagtctccAAAGGAGAACCCCAAGGCTCAAGCCAAGAGtacacattcagagctattaattgtttaaacatcCAGtataacagggcacacctgggcagtcAAATGTTACAGTATTTTTCACTTGAAAAAAGGGTGGGTTCAAACGAAAGGTGCCATGTTtgacacatctagatgtaaatgaaagctgaaattctgatctattatctcatattcatcttttgatcttaaaccgaaatgtcttcagtgtctAGCAACAAAAATacatactttcagaggggaatgTATGTTGTCTTCAGAAATTGTCTGAAGGAAAGTACCTTAAAGGGTTCTATGCAAACATTCATTTCATGACTTGCTTCATGCCTCTGAATACAACCTCAGAAGGGagcattttttacattttggacacacccatattttgttttgtgaagGCAAATTCATTATTGTTTTCTCGGGACAGGAGACACAAGTTCCATTTAAttttggaaaacaaaaacaaaactagcAGACAGATCTGCCACTCCAACAGAGACCTATGATTAGAAAGGTATCTAGCAAAGCTActatatattttgttatatttgtgtTAATATATAAACAGAAATCATTTCCATAGTTAAAAACGTGATGGATGAGTATGTATACAATACTGCAGTACTATTATAAACTGTGGTAAAAGCTTAGACAATTATTGCAATAAACTTTTACCATAATTCTGGCCTATTGCTGACACAACATGTCATTATCAGTGTTTGTGGTAGAGCCACAAGTCACATTATGCTTATGTCAGTTTAATTTTAGCAATTAAGCTCTATATCAGATGTCCTTGCTCCTGCACGTACTTTGGAATTCCCCATGTCAAGTGTCAAAAGTGTGATTAAAAGTATAATTTGGGAGATACAGTAGCCTAGCTGTCTCCACGGTCACCACTATTTCCAAAGCAGGCTTAGGAAGGCAGTCTGTTAAGGTGCTCTTTCTGTGAGATTTAGGGCTCCATTCTAGAGCAGAGGAGATTAAGGCAATCCCATTACAGGTCCAACAAACTGACGCATGGTCCATATGGTATCGATTTGGATATGACTTATACAACCCTCTCCACCTAACCTCCCCCAACCATCAGCGACAAGATTCACAAAGATTTAGTCTCTGTGGCCATATGGAGTCATCAGCTAGAAGTCTAGGCCACCCGTCAGGATCCatgagtgtgtggtgtgagtgACTGCTTAGAGTGTTAGTGTGCATCAAATACTTGATGAGGAGGTAAAGCTCCCTGGCAAAGCCATGAGTGTGACATCTTTTGAAATGGCATTACTTGTAACAATTCTGTAGCAGAACATGTTCATCCTGATTCATGACTAGGAAGAGTGCTACATTGTGTTTTATGGCTTTTAGGAAGGGTTTTCATGCACTTTCTGAGGATATGAACATGGTGGTAGTAGCACAGCTGGTTGTATTAGTGGGCAATAtgatgaaaatatgtattacgaTACAGcatttgaagacatttttacAGTGCATGATATTTAACATGGTTTATAGATGAGCTAACAAACTACCAGCAAAACAgtgttgcattttaaaataccttaagaaaatatatttttttaaaagttttatattgTGCGTTGACACAatgactgaatttatttatttatttattttacaatttgaTACATTAATTTCcagtataattattatatatagttatgtaaattattattattattattattattattattattattattattatttattagacTATGCATATACGTAATTAATACATTCTAAATTTTTATATGTTAAAAAAGGATATTGTATAAATAACAGATATATCTGGCTGTGGTCATCTCCACCATGAAAACAAACCTGTCTTTTAGGTTGTACACCTGGATTGGAGATCTAATCACATGACGCGGGTTGATATTCGTCACCTGGAATGCGTCAGCGTGGTTGACAGCTCGTCTCGACAGGAGATGAGTAATtgtgttgttgatgtcactgcaATCACTTTACTGCCACTGCTTGAGAAATTTCCTCATACCATACGGATAAATAGGAGTATTATTAGGGCTTGAGTTACATGCATTGCAGTGAGGTTTATAGTATGTGCACAGTGTGAAAGGACTGGTTCTAAAGACAGAGCGCTAGGGGTTGCATGTGTTACAACTAGaagatgtacagtacatttgTCTTGTAGGTTAGCTTTCTTTCTTGAATATCTCACATCCATATTCAGGGTTGACTGGTATAAATGGGTTAGAGAGGATAAACCCTGCCTCTCTTTCAAGGAACAAAACCCCTGTCCAAATAAAAATGGGgctgctgtggctcaggtggtagagcggcccacgtgactccacatgccgaagtgtccttgggcaagacgctgaaccccaagttggtCCGGATGGCAAGTTAGATTTCGGGGCTATTTCTTTAAGTTCACTGTGCTGACATGTCATCAGCAGTGATTGAGTTGCCACAGTTGCAGATGTTATAGTATGTATAAACACGAATGATGTAGATTGCTTTCTCAATCACTGACaaaatgcctttaaaaaaatgctgTCCAATCAAAGTAAAATTACACAAATGGATGACAGAACTGTAAAGAGCTGGCTAATGGCAAGCACGgcttttctgtttaccatgCTTGCTATTTGGGAAAGACACAGCATGATAATAGACTTAAATAGTATTGCACATTGTGTTGCTGTCTTTCAATGAGTGACTTCCTGTATGCACAGAATATTAGTTTTATGCCTATGATGAGACGATGTTTATAAGGCTCGACTATAATGGTTAATAGtcagtccctctaggattttgTGACTTTGCGAtcgtagaaatgaacacaaaatcaagcaaactcaacaatattcagaggaatattgcaatttttctaaattacagcagattttccacacatttgggccgagacgcgtcatgtgacatcgtCACAATGACCATTcatccaaagccctcttcaatttaCATGCTTCGACCAcgggtacagctaaaaggtctcattt
This region includes:
- the dyrk3 gene encoding dual specificity tyrosine-phosphorylation-regulated kinase 3 isoform X1, whose translation is MMILSRKPDGPVTAARHGDGLYDSYMRTDHIVNEEADLNGQSPGTLPPLHKHTAVNKPTVKDHLGVRGGQMKMKYLYEDSYNRKPNGISQHNGTSQTPAKPQSVLSKERSVDSNSSAKSSESSAKPTKLGGPLVPDQAVKQYRQQLSALEQQEILGYPEIYFVGPNAKKRQAVAGGSNNSGYDDDQGGYIHVPHDHVAYRYEFLKVIGKGSFGQVAKVYDHKLHQHLALKMVRNEKRFHRQAAEEIRILEHLKKQDKTGSMNVVHMQENFTFRNHICMTFELLSMNLYELIKRNKFQGFSLPLVRKFAHSILQCLESLHRHKIIHCDLKPENILLKQQGRSGIKVIDFGSSCFDHQRVYTYIQSRFYRAPEVILGSRYGMPIDMWSFGCILAELLTGYPLFPGEDEGDQLACMMELLGMPPQKLLEQAKRAKNFINSKGHPRYCTVTTLSNGTLVLNGSRSRRGKMRGPPGSKEWVTALKGCDDPTFIDFLKKCLDWDPTTRMTPVMALRHPWLYRRLPKPVPGGEKTLVPKRISEHSTSFPSIVPKVPPVMGPTNNKLRTKMIGDTDGNIPLRTVLPKLVS
- the dyrk3 gene encoding dual specificity tyrosine-phosphorylation-regulated kinase 3 isoform X2 — encoded protein: MARSQQDRDVIARHGDGLYDSYMRTDHIVNEEADLNGQSPGTLPPLHKHTAVNKPTVKDHLGVRGGQMKMKYLYEDSYNRKPNGISQHNGTSQTPAKPQSVLSKERSVDSNSSAKSSESSAKPTKLGGPLVPDQAVKQYRQQLSALEQQEILGYPEIYFVGPNAKKRQAVAGGSNNSGYDDDQGGYIHVPHDHVAYRYEFLKVIGKGSFGQVAKVYDHKLHQHLALKMVRNEKRFHRQAAEEIRILEHLKKQDKTGSMNVVHMQENFTFRNHICMTFELLSMNLYELIKRNKFQGFSLPLVRKFAHSILQCLESLHRHKIIHCDLKPENILLKQQGRSGIKVIDFGSSCFDHQRVYTYIQSRFYRAPEVILGSRYGMPIDMWSFGCILAELLTGYPLFPGEDEGDQLACMMELLGMPPQKLLEQAKRAKNFINSKGHPRYCTVTTLSNGTLVLNGSRSRRGKMRGPPGSKEWVTALKGCDDPTFIDFLKKCLDWDPTTRMTPVMALRHPWLYRRLPKPVPGGEKTLVPKRISEHSTSFPSIVPKVPPVMGPTNNKLRTKMIGDTDGNIPLRTVLPKLVS